DNA from Agathobaculum sp. NTUH-O15-33:
GCGAGCCCTTGCCCGCAGCAAGAATGATTCCCTTCATAGTAAGCCCTCTGTCTTTTTAAATTTCAAATTGCTTTACAGGTATTATACCACAGCGGCAAGCATAAAAAAAGCCATTTGCATCCCGTATGTTCCGCTGGTGGCAGATTAATTTAGGCAAGCTTGTCTGCGGGAAAAAGCGCATAGGTAAACGGGCTTGTAGGGCGCGACGCCCTCGGCGCGCCGTCTCAGAGGGACGTAGCACTTGCTGAAAAGCAAGGGCTCCCCGTCCGGCCGGACCGGCCTGTATGGTGCTTCCCCGTATTCTGGCGCTTCGCTCTCGGCGCGCCGGGGGCGTCGCGCCCTACTATTCCGGTGGTATCCATGTCTTTTTCTATGCGTTTTCCTAAACCAAACGGCATTGGCGGTTTATCTTGCACGAACGTTATTCGTCAAACCCCAGCATTTCGTTTGGCGTGGTGCCGAGGATGCGGCAAAGCTTCGCAAACGTCTCCACATCCATTTTTCGCTGTCTGGTCTCATACATCCCATAAGCTGCGGATTTCAGTCCCAGTTGTTCGCTTAGCTGTACCTGAGATAATTTCATTTCAAGCCGCATCTTTTTGAAAGCTTCAATATAATCCATAATACCTCTTGACTTCACACATTTTGTGTGATAATATTATTTCACACAAACTGTGTGAATGGAGTTTTGCCTTATGAATACCTTTCTAAACGACCTCTACTACACCTACGGCCGGCACGAGCTGCCCGAACCGGCGCAATGGCGCAGCCACAAGGCCTATGACGAGCTGTACGCCCGCCTGTCGCCGGAGGGACGCGCACAGCTGGGCAAAATCATCGCGGCGGCCCAGATCGAATCCGCTATCGCCGGAGAACGCGCCTTTACCGCGGGCCTTGATTTCGCCGTTTCCCTTTTCACCGGTATATTCGCGGAGTACTAACCTCGCCATCTTATCTGTAAGTATACCAGAGCCTGCCAATTCGCGCAAGCGCCAACGGCGGTCCACGACCGCAAAAAAGGCCGCCCCATCGGGGCGGCCCTTTCGCTGTTCTTTTATTACGCCTTGCCAAGCTCCTTGACGCGCGCCTGAGCCGCCGCGAGGCGGGCGATCGGTACGCGGAAGGGCGAGCAGGATACGTAGTTCAGGCCCACATTGTGGCAGAACTCGACGGAGGAAAGGTCGCCGCCGTGCTCGCCGCAGATGCCGAGCTTGATGTCCGGGCGCACCTTGCGGCCAGCGTCCACGGCCATCTTGACCAGCTTGCCGACGCCGTTCTGATCCAAACGGGCAAACGGATCGGATTCGAGGATCTTCTTATCGAAGTAGCACTCGAGGATACGGCCCACATCGTCGCGCGAGAAGCCGTAGGTCATCTGCGTCAGATCGTTCGTGCCGAAGGAGAAGAACTCGGCCTCGGTCGCGATCTCGTCCGCTGTAACGGCCGCGCGCGGGGTCTCGATCATCGTGCCGACCATATACTTCATCTTCAGGCCGGAGGCTTCAATCAGCGCGTCCGCCTTATCCTTGATGACCTTCTTGACGTAGCGCAGCTCGTTGATCTCGGATACCAGCGGCACCATGATCTCGGGCGTGATGTTCAGTCCGTCCGACTTGCACACGTTGATGGCGGCGGAGATGATGGCTTCGGTCTGCATCTCGGCGATCTCAGGATAGAGAACGTCCAGACGGCAGCCACGGGTGCCGAGCATCGGGTTGAACTCGTGCAGGTCGGCGATCTTGCTTTCCAGCTTTTCAGCGGGAATGTTCATTTCAGCCGCCAGATCGAGGATATCCTGCTCTTCCTTGGGCAGGA
Protein-coding regions in this window:
- a CDS encoding helix-turn-helix domain-containing protein: MDYIEAFKKMRLEMKLSQVQLSEQLGLKSAAYGMYETRQRKMDVETFAKLCRILGTTPNEMLGFDE